One region of Triticum aestivum cultivar Chinese Spring chromosome 6B, IWGSC CS RefSeq v2.1, whole genome shotgun sequence genomic DNA includes:
- the LOC100125743 gene encoding flavone O-methyltransferase 1-like produces the protein MGSTATDMAASAHEEACMFALQLGSSSILPMTLKNSIELGLLDTLVAADGKLLSPAELAAKLPSTANPAAPDMVDRMLRLLASYKVVSCTLEEDKDGRLSRRYGAEPVCKFLTPNEEGVSMAPLALMNQDKVLMESWYYLKDAVLDGGIPFNKAHGMSAFEYHGTDPRFNRVFNEGMKNHSIIITKKLLELYKGFNGLDTLVDVGGGIGATVGAITAHYPTVKGINFDLPHVISEAPPFSGVTHVGGDMFQKIPSGDTILMKWILHDWSDEHCATLLKNCYDALPAHGKVVLVECILPVNPEATPEAQGGFHLDMIMLAHNPGGRERYEREFEALAKGAGFGAIKTTYIYANIWVIEFTK, from the exons atgGGCTCCACGGCCACCGATATGGCCGCCTCCGCCCACGAGGAAGCGTGCATGTTCGCCCTCCAGCTTGGCTCATCATCGATCCTCCCGATGACGCTCAAGAACTCCATCGAGCTGGGCCTCCTGGACACCCTGGTGGCCGCTGACGGCAAGCTGCTGAGCCCCGCCGAGTTGGCCGCCAAGCTCCCGTCCACAGCGAACCCGGCCGCGCCGGACATGGTGGACCGCATGCTGCGGCTGCTGGCCTCGTACAAGGTGGTGTCGTGCACCCTGGAGGAGGACAAGGACGGCCGCCTCTCCCGGCGGTACGGCGCCGAGCCTGTGTGCAAGTTCCTTACCCCCAACGAGGAGGGTGTCTCCATGGCGCCGCTCGCGCTCATGAATCAGGACAAGGTCCTCATGGAGAGCTG GTACTATCTGAAGGACGCTGTACTTGACGGCGGCATCCCATTCAACAAGGCGCACGGGATGTCGGCATTCGAGTACCATGGCACAGACCCGCGCTTCAACCGCGTCTTCAATGAAGGAATGAAGAACCattccatcatcatcaccaagaaGCTCCTAGAATTGTACAAGGGCTTCAATGGCCTCGACACCCTCGTGGACGTTGGCGGCGGCATAGGCGCCACCGTCGGCGCCATCACCGCCCACTATCCCACCGTAAAAGGCATCAACTTCGACCTTCCCCACGTCATCTCCGAGGCTCCACCGTTCTCGGGTGTCACCCACGTTGGCGGCGACATGTTCCAAAAGATTCCCTCGGGGGACACCATCCTCATGAAGTGGATCCTGCACGACTGGAGCGATGAGCACTGTGCAACACTGCTTAAGAACTGCTATGACGCGCTGCCGGCgcacggcaaggtggtgctcgtgGAGTGCATCCTGCCGGTGAACCCGGAAGCCACGCCTGAGGCGCAAGGGGGGTTCCATCTCGACATGATCATGCTAGCGCACAACCCAGGTGGCAGGGAGAGGTACGAGAGGGAGTTCGAAGCCCTGGCCAAGGGTGCCGGGTTTGGAGCCATCAAGACCACTTACATCTACGCGAACATATGGGTCATCGAGTTCACTAAGTAG